The following proteins are co-located in the Spea bombifrons isolate aSpeBom1 chromosome 3, aSpeBom1.2.pri, whole genome shotgun sequence genome:
- the PRPH2 gene encoding peripherin-2 — protein sequence MAMMKVKFNMKKRVKLAQGLWLMNWCGVLAGIVLFSMGIFLKIELRKRSEVMDNAESHFVPNSLIFMGAMGCALNAFAGKICYDSLDPAKFAKWKPMLKPYLVICLLFNIFVFFIAVVCLVTRGSLESTLAQGLKNGMRYYKDTDTPGRCFMKRTIDLLQIEFKCCGNKGYRDWFEIQWISNRYLDFSSKEVKDRIKSNVDGKYLIDGVPFSCCNPSSPRPCIQMQVTNNSAHYSYDHQTEELNLWNRGCKDALLNYYTNMMSTMGALVLLVWILEMTVMIGLRYLHTCLESISNPEDPECESEGWLLEKSMKETVSSFWNFLKSLGKGNQVESSEGESPGVTTVS from the exons TGGTGCGGTGTGCTGGCCGGCATTGTCCTTTTCAGCATGGGCATATTTCTTAAAATCGAGCTGAGGAAGCGAAGCGAGGTCATGGATAACGCAGAAAGCCATTTTGTGCCCAATTCCTTGATTTTTATGGGTGCGATGGGGTGCGCTCTGAATGCATTTGCTGGAAAAATCTGTTACGACTCCCTGGATCCTGCAAAGTTTGCGAAGTGGAAACCAATGCTGAAACCCTATCTGGTCATCTGTCTGCTTTTCAACATCTTCGTTTTTTTCATTGCCGTGGTATGCTTGGTGACAAGGGGGTCTCTCGAGAGCACCCTGGCTCAGGGGCTGAAGAACGGAATGAGATACTACAAGGACACCGACACCCCTGGGAGATGCTTCATGAAAAGGACCATTGATCTGCTGCAGATCGAGTTTAAATGCTGCGGGAACAAGGGGTACAGAGATTGGTTCGAGATTCAATGGATCAGCAACCGCTACCTGGACTTCAGCTCCAAGGAGGTCAAAGA CCGGATTAAAAGCaatgtggatggcaagtacttGATCGATGGAGTTCCCTTCAGCTGCTGCAACCCGAGTTCCCCCAGACCCTGCATCCAAATGCAAGTGACCAACAACTCGGCCCACTACAGCTACGACCACCAGACGGAGGAGCTGAACCTGTGGAACAGGGGCTGCAAGGACGCATTGCTGAATTACTACACCAACATGATGAGCACCATGGGGGCTCTGGTGCTACTGGTCTGGATCTTGGAG ATGACGGTCATGATCGGGCTGCGGTATCTGCACACATGTCTGGAGAGCATTTCAAACCCTGAAGACCCCGAGTGTGAGAGCGAGGGCTGGTTGCTGGAGAAGAGCATGAAAGAGACCGTCAGTTCTTTCTGGAACTTTCTGAAAAGTCTCGGTAAGGGGAACCAGGTGGAGAGCAGCGAAGGGGAATCACCGGGAGTCACCACGGTCAGCTGA